In one window of Gossypium arboreum isolate Shixiya-1 chromosome 4, ASM2569848v2, whole genome shotgun sequence DNA:
- the LOC108458475 gene encoding probable polyamine transporter At3g19553 — protein MGEEEGASTSSIKTNPKLTLLPLIALIFYEVSGGPFGIEDSVRAGGGPLLSLLGFMVFPLFWSIPEALITAELATSFPENGGYVIWISSAFGPFWGFQEGFWKWFSGVMDNALYPVLFLDYLKHSFPIFNNMIARIPALLGITVSLTYLNYRGLHIVGFSAVSLAVFSLLPFLVMGVISIPRINPKQWLVVDFNKVDWRGYFNSMFWNLNYWDKASTLAGEVENPSKTFPKALLGAVVLVVCSYLIPLLAGTGTLNSPSSEWTDGYFSEVGMLIGGLWLKWWIQAAAAMSNLGLFEAEMSGDAFQLLGMSDMGMLPAIFSSRSKYGTPTFSILCSATGVIFLSWMSFQEILEFLNFLYSIGMLLEFAAFIKLRIKKPDLHRPYRVPLETFGVTMLCLPPALLLVLVMCLASATTLIVSVIVIIIGILMYPVLVHAKDRKWTQFDDIEQLVVPLDNLDTPRPKQEVSDEASVSLLPDLTSPGINQEVTETSPDATQKVE, from the exons ATGGGTGAAGAAGAGGGTGCAAGCACCAGCTCTATCAAAACCAATCCAAAACTAACACTATTGCCACTCATAGCTTTGATATTCTATGAGGTATCTGGTGGTCCTTTTGGTATAGAAGATTCAGTAAGGGCAGGGGGTGGCCCTCTTTTGTCTTTGCTTGGTTTCATGGTTTTCCCTTTGTTTTGGAGCATCCCAGAGGCTCTAATCACAGCTGAGCTTGCTACAAGTTTCCCTGAAAATGGTGGATATGTTATTTGGATATCTTCAGCTTTTGGTCCTTTTTGGGGTTTCCAAGAAggtttttggaaatggtttagtGGTGTAATGGACAATGCTTTATACCCTGTCTTGTTCCTCGATTACTTGAAACATTCATTTCCCATATTTAACAACATGATTGCTAGGATTCCAGCTTTATTAGGGATCACAGTTTCATTAACATATTTGAACTATAGAGGGCTACACATTGTGGGGTTTTCAGCTGTTTCACTTGCTGTTTTCTCACTTTTGCCTTTCCTTGTAATGGGGGTGATTTCAATACCTAGGATAAATCCTAAACAATGGCTTGTTGTGGATTTTAACAAGGTGGATTGGAGGGGTTACTTTAATAGTATGTTTTGGAATCTGAATTATTGGGATAAGGCAAGTACTCTTGCGGGGGAGGTTGAAAATCCGAGTAAGACGTTCCCGAAAGCGCTTCTCGGGGCGGTGGTTTTGGTGGTTTGTTCATACTTGATTCCGCTTTTGGCCGGGACAGGGACTTTGAATTCTCCTTCTAGTGAATGGACTGATGGGTATTTTTCTGAAGTTGGGATGTTAATAGGAGGGCTTTGGCTGAAATGGTGGATTCAAGCAGCTGCTGCAATGTCTAATTTGGGGTTGTTTGAAGCTGAAATGAGTGGAGATGCTTTTCAACTGCTAGGAATGAGTGACATGGGAATGCTCCCAGCCATCTTTTCTTCAAG GTCAAAGTATGGGACACCAACATTCAGCATATTGTGCTCAGCCACTGGAGTTATTTTCTTGTCATGGATGAGTTTCCAGGAAATTCTGGAATTCCTGAATTTCCTTTACTCAATTGGAATGCTTCTCGAATTTGCTGCTTTCATAAAACTGAGAATCAAAAAGCCAGATCTGCATAGACCTTACAGGGTCCCTTTGGAAACATTTGGTGTAACAATGCTTTGCTTGCCACCTGCATTGTTACTTGTTCTTGTCATGTGCCTAGCTTCTGCAACAACATTAATTGTAAGTGTTATAGTTATTATCATTGGGATCTTAATGTACCCTGTTTTAGTTCATGCAAAGGATAGGAAATGGACCCAATTTGATGATATAGAACAACTGGTGGTGCCTTTAGATAATCTGGACACGCCCCGACCTAAACAAGAAGTTTCGGATGAAGCCTCGGTTAGTCTTCTTCCAGATTTAACATCACCGGGGATTAACCAAGAAGTCACAGAAACTTCACCTGATGCAACTCAAAAAGTAGAGTAG
- the LOC108459397 gene encoding 40S ribosomal protein S29-like — protein MGHSNVWNSHPKTYGPGSRACRVCGNPHAIIRKYGLMCCRQCFRSNAKEIGFIKYR, from the exons ATGGGTCATTCTAACGTCTGGAACTCTCACCCCAAAACCTACGGCCCTGGCTCTCGCGCATG CCGAGTGTGTGGAAACCCTCATGCCATCATCAGGAAGTACGGGCTCATGTGTTGCAGACAGTGCTTCCGTAGCAATGCCAAGGAAATTGGATTCATTAAG TACCGCTGA
- the LOC108459466 gene encoding FAD-linked sulfhydryl oxidase ERV1 has protein sequence MCSGFPAIVSISLCSCTDMGAENPNPFQALFRTVERFSNCVQTHLANFTQQAHRSLPTKKNPLISISSSINADSPATNTHFLVKKPAAPVTKEELGRATWTFLHTLAAQYPENPTRQQKKDVKELMSILSRMYPCQECADHFKEVLRANPVMAGSHDEFSQWLCHVHNVVNRSLGKLIFPCERVDARWGKLDCEQRGCDLQGTTSKHIEP, from the exons ATGTGCTCTGGTTTTCCCGCCATTGTCTCTATCTCTCTATGTTCATGCACAGATATGGGTGCTGAAAATCCAAATCCTTTCCAAGCTTTGTTCCGAACTGTTGAAAGATTCTCGAATTGTGTCCAAACCCACCTCGCCAATTTCACTCAACAGGCTCATCGTTCATTACCCACCAAGAAAAACCCTCTCATCTCTATTTCATCATCAATAAACGCCGACTCCCCTGCCACAAATACCCATTTTCTTGTCAAG AAACCGGCTGCACCGGTGACTAAAGAAGAACTTGGAAGAGCTACTTGGACTTTTCTTCACACTCTTGCTGCCCAG taTCCTGAAAATCCAACAAGGCAGCAAAAGAAGGATGTAAAAGAGCTG ATGTCAATATTATCTCGAATGTACCCCTGCCAGGAATGTGCAGATCACTTCAAAGAAGTTTTGAG AGCAAACCCTGTAATGGCTGGATCTCATGATGAGTTTTCTCAGTGGCTCTGTCACGTGCACAACGTTGTTAACAGAAG CCTTGGAAAATTGATATTCCCATGTGAGCGAGTGGATGCAAGGTGGGGCAAGCTAGATTGTGAGCAGCGTGGCTGTGATTTGCAAGGAACTACATCGAAGCATATCGAACCCTGA